From Symphalangus syndactylus isolate Jambi chromosome 5, NHGRI_mSymSyn1-v2.1_pri, whole genome shotgun sequence:
GTTCCGGGTTAGgcgtcagaaaataaaaataaggacaaGCAAGTTGTGAAAAGACCCGGAGGATTTGCTCGGAGCATGTTTGAAAGATAATGCATGTGTGTCTCCGGTGCCAAACTGGGGGAACGATCCCCAAATCCGGCCCCAAGGTATCGCGTCCTGAACCCCTTTTCGGGGTGGCACACGGATGGAAATCCCCcgactttaaattttatttaaaatctcaaCACTCAGTCATTTATTTCGTTTTTTGCAACCAAACaagtaataaatattatttagcactttgtttttacaaaaataaaacagatgataCACTCTCTGCGAGGGGTGGTGCGATCAGAGGAAGGGTGTTACACGGCAGACGCTACAAAGCACAGTTTGCAACGAAGGCAGCGCCGAGGCGGCTTGCACGGAATGCAGGAAGCACGTGGAGGAGTTTACCATTTGTGTTAAACGtggcaaaaataaaccaaaatagagGAAAGCCGGCTTAGACTCCGGTGGGGCTGGCAGTCACGTGAGCAAACAGCTTAGCATTGCGCACTTACCTCATCATTGATATATTTAcacatccaaaaaagaaaatattaaaaagccaaCAGAACCCTCAAATAACCCAAACTGTTTTCACAGCAACTGCCTTTTAATTCTGTTACGTTCTCAGGTATCAAAGTAACCAAATCACTTTGTGCTCAGAGAAGGAAAGATGAGTCGGTAGGgtagtttctattttaaaataataactaaaatgcACCCGCCCCTGAAATCAGCAGTTTTGGGTTATTCCAATCCACAAGTGGTTCTACTCTGAATGTCTATAAACTTGCTCATACTGTTGAAGAAGGAACATCCACAGATTTATTAGAAAACCATATTCTCCCAAATCAACGAGAGACAGGGAGGAACGGCCACAGTTCTAAGAGGGTGTGGATTGACCCAGATATTGAGATTGGATATGACCATAAGCGCTTCTGATATCGAACGCCGGCTTCCAACTAACTTGTGGCCCCTGGCCTTGGGCCAGGGACGACCCTGGAGGGCGCGGTCGGGCTGTTGCTTCTGCAGTGCGGCTACCCGGAGTCTCCCACCGgccaagaaaggaggaagaggagcaagtCCCCAGTGTGTCCCCCTCCCATAGCACCCCCTCCCCCACGAAGTGCTGCCCAGGCCGAGTCTGGAAGTCAGGCCACGCTCTCAGGGAAACAAGTTTTTAGAATCTTTTCCCGGAGGTGGGGGTCGGGGGTCGGATGAGCTctagtgaggaatgcacacagcGGTACCTTTTCATAAAATGATGTCTGCTGGACCAGTGCAGGTTAAAGCCAGAAAGCGCTCGATCAGGTCCCGGAGCGAACATCCCCTCACTCCCCACTGCTCTGTGGGCGCCCCCAATTGCTTGGGTTCGCAGATGCTGGAGtccccaccatgccccacccccaGTCCGTGGTCCTGCACCCCTCCTCGCGACAGAGCTCCCGAGCCCGGCGCAGGCCAGTCCTCGCTTCCCGGCGGCCCCGGGCTCCCCTGTCGCCAGAACGCGCTGGCTCCGGTCAGCTCACTTGGCGTCGGAGGTGAGGCGCGGCAGGCTGCCGGCGCCCATGGCCGACACGTGGTGGTGCGGCGGCGGCACCTGGCAcatgctgcaggggcagggcatgCCGCCCCAGTGCTGGAAGCCCCCGCTCGCCCCACtgccgccgcccccgcccccgaGCGGGGCGGCCGCGGCAGCAGACGGAGACTTGAGTAGGCCGTGCGGTGGACGGATGGAGCCGACCGACGGCAGCCCGGATCCGGGCAGAGAGGCGCTGGACACTGCCGCGGCTGCAGCGGCTGCAGCAGCCGCTGCGGCGGCGGGCGGCAGGATGGGGTGGTGCACCGCGGGGTGATGTGCGGCGTGCGCTGCTGCTGCCGGGTGCGCGGTGGCGGCGGGCAGGGGCGCGGAGTGCGCCAGGCCGCCGCAGGCCGACGGGTGGAAGCCAGCGTGGTGGCCCCCGTAGATCTCGCTCACCAGTCGCTTCATCTCCTCCAGCGAGTTGGTGAGCATGAGGATGTAGTTGCGCGCCAGCAGCAGCGTGGCGATCTTGGAAAGCTTGCGCACCGAAGGGCCGTGCGCGTACGGCATGACCTCGCGCAGGCCGTCCATGGCGATGTTGAGGTCGTGCATGCGCTTGCGCTCGCGGCTGTTGATCTTGAGACGCAGCTGCTGCAGCTCCGGCTCTGTCATTTGCTTCTTGTCCTTCTTGGTGGACGACGCAGCCGCCGACGACGTGGACGACGAGGTGCTGGAGGAGGATGACTTGAAACCACTGCCTCCTAGCTTGTCCGCAGGATGCGCGCCCGCAGAACCCATAGCGCCGCGCAGCTCGGCGCTCAGCTCCGGCGGGCAGTCGCTCGGGGTGGACGAGGACACGGTGCCCCCAGTGAAGGCGCTGCCGCTGCTGCCCTTACTCCGGGCCGGCAGAAAAAGGTCATCGGGCTCTGGCGACGACGGGCGGCTGGACACCAGGCTGGCGTCCGAGTCCATGGCCCCGGGGGAGGATAGTCGTCGCAGCTTTCGCAGGGTCCTCCTTCCCTCGGACCCGAAAACTtccaggagaggaggagaaaagagagagaatgagagagagagagagagagagagagccagtgAGAGACAGAAAAGCTTCTCCCGCCTGCGCCGCAGTACCACAGCGCGGGGTCCCGGCACAGGTGGCCCGTGGCTCCCCGTCCCCCTCGCTACTGTCTCTGGCCCTCCTTTTAGCTGCACGCGGGTACCTATAATTAAGCTCTCTCTATCTCTCCTCTGCTCTCATGCAACAGGTTATTTCAGGGAGCGTTGGTGACCCTCGGGGTGCGGGTGGCATTCTGGAGGCTTAGGGCTTTCAGTTAGGAGTGGGAAAACTGAGCCTCCTGGGCTGGAATGAACGAGTGGGAAGTGAGGGCCTTTCTTTGGGGAGAGTGGAGATCTAAATAGAGAACTAATGATTTGGTTCCTCAAACGGATCCACCTTATCTCCATCGACACCACGCAGcaaacacacgcacacgcacatgcACCCAGAGCCGGCGCGGGGCCCAGAGTCCATGTGCTGCATCTGGAGACCACGGGGAGCTCACCAGCTGACTGGGGCTTGGGCAGAAAGAGCTGTTGTCGCTCCGACTTCTCGCTTTTGGTGAGGGAGATGCAGCGGTGAGTGTGGGGAGGACAGAACAGCGAAGTCGCTCTGGAGAAATGGCCCGCAGAGGAGGGATCCAGACCTCCTGTATCGGAGCATTCTGGGTCACAGCCGAGTTGAGGAGAGTCTGTCCCTGGGATCTAGGCTGGGGCTGCTGGGGGGCGGGGACACTTACTGTGGATGCGATTTGAGGAGCTCGCTCCGAAAAGCCTCAGCGGAGAACCTGGCACTGGGCGCTGGTGTCGCGTCGGTCTATAATAAGCATCCGCACCTTTAGGGGCTCGGCCGGTTTTTATAGCCCGGTGGCAGCGGCGACGGCGGCAGCGGTGgccggggtgggggcggggaacAATGTGCGTGTCCTGGAGGGGCTGCCTCGCCAATGAGCTGGGCCCGCCGGGGGGCTGGGAAGCTGATGTCATCCGGGCTAATTCCGCTCAATGAAACTCGCCAGGCCGGGCACACGCCTCCTCCCTGCGCACAACCAATGGGCGCCCGTGGCCGGGAGATTCTTGGGGAGGGACTGGAGGAGGGACCCGAGGAGgcgagggggaggagaagggcgGGCTCAAGGGGGATGGAGAGAGGGCTGAGCGCGCTTGGGACCGAGGGAGAAAGGGAACGTGGTcaaatttctgtaaaaaatacgGCCACCACAGAGTCAGGTTGGGGGATGGGATGGTttggggactctgcagagtctAACAAACTAACCTGATGCCCCACGCAGCCGCACCTTTTGGGATGCGCGCGCAAAACCCTGGCGACCCAGGATCCGGGGCTGGGGTCTCCTCCCTAGCTCTTCCTCTCTCGATTTCCCGCCGCCTGTTCCCATTTCACTGGTTTCATCAACACGTGGGCATTTGGCGCCCCAAATGTAAACGATGCCCAGGCACAAAGTCCCCACTTTCTTGCTGCTCTCCTCGCGCGTCTAGGAGGTGGCTGTGGCTGCAGCTCCGCGGGCAGCCAGTAGCGCCCCCAGCTGGGGGGCAGGGCCTTGAGGGGCAGAGGGCGGGCAAGGAGGGAGGGGACGGGCTCCAGAAGAGTGTTTTGAAAGAATTCACAACTCTCCTTTAGGTTGAGGATGGTGTGGGCACAGGGACGAGTTATTTCCGCACGGTAACTGCGCTAGCGCAACGGCAGAGTCGTGCCTGTAGTTAAACACCCCTCCATTTATTAGCAGGGGAGCCGGATGATAGCAAGTATTTTCAGTGCCGTCTTTGTGATCGCCACACGCCTTGGGACAGGGGCAACGCTGGCATCTGTAGTCCAAGCAGGGCTCCACTGTAAAAGGTTAGCAAAGAGCCTTCCGTCCCAGTCGCCTGCTTTCTGGAACTGCAAAGAGAATTTTCAGGCCTGGGCAAGGCTTCTCCACGCTGTGGGCCAGACAGCGAGATCGAACCACTCGCGACCGCGCTGGGACATGTTTTACCGATTGCGGGCTGGCTCTGAAACCTGAAAACTCTTGACGATGAGGAATTAAGCCCGAACTGGAGAAGCACCTCACTGAGGTAGCTGAGGTACGGATGCattcacccattttacagatgggaaaacccaGAGACCGTCTGCAGCAAGCCTACAGAAAAAATGGCTAAGCCTTTACAGGGCAGCCCTGCTTGGACTACAGATGGTGGCGTTGGCGGTTCCTTATCGTATAGGCAGCCACCAGTCTCCCCCAGTCCCTAATCTGTTCCCCCAGCTGAATTTCTCACACCCATACATTTCGAATTTAGAAATTTGTTTCTGCAGATCTCGGATGCTAGCACTTGACACTGTGAGCGCGCGCGcgggcacacacgcacacagtctCCTAGGGAGTGTGAGGAACGTCGGGTTACTTCCGTTGTTGGGGAACTTTTACTGTGCAAGTACggttttaaaaacaagcaaacaaattagCATAGTAAATAATTGGTCTTCAAGTAGCAaagttacaaaataaacaaatacaaagagaaaCCCACGTTATCGCCCCTAGTTCTGAGATATGTCTCCCTCTGCGGTCTACGCTAGAAGCCCAGCCGGCTCTCGCCTTCACCCCAGTCTCGTGCCTTCTGGAGCATTATTTTTCAATCCGCGTGTTTCCCAGCTGGCTCTGCAGCCATCcgttaaatatgtatttaaaacatgAAGAACTGAAGCGTGGTGTTATGTCGTCCAACGGTTACAAGGATGACCCATAACCGTTCAATTAGTAGAATCTGTCACTCGGACGACGCAGGGAGCGGGGGGTGGGGATCAGAAAGGGCTCGGGCATTTGGAGATGCCTCCTTCGGGCCTACCCCGCCAACAGCAGCGAGGACATGTGTGGAGGTGCGCGCTGTGGGGCCACCAGTCGGGGCGTGGAGTTGTGCGCCTGCCAGTGTAGCTAATAAACACCAGCAGGCGCAACGTGCGCGCGCCTTGGTTGCAGCCGCTGAGGTTAGTCCAGCCGCCGGCACGTGTCCCGGAACCCGGTTTCTTTTTTAGTTGCTGCCCACTGGTGTCTGTCCTGCGACCGACTTGCGGCGGTGAGAGCAAGCGGTCTGAGGTTCTTTGCATGCTCGGTCCAGTGGCTGGAGTTGGGAGTCAGGGGTGAAAGTCGAGGGGCCCGTCTTGGCACGGCACGAGTCTAGAGCCGGGAAGGCAAAGTCCGAAGCTCTGTGCTGCTGCTGGCCCCTTCTTCACCCGGCAGCCTCCCCTCAACATCCTCCCTTCGCCAGAGTAGCTTGGGAGGTCGGGGAGGTCTGTGTCGCCCCTGGGCTCCCTTAGCCCTGGTGCCAATCGGATGCTGAGTACCTCTTGCTGTGTCTCCTATGCCTCCCCACCGCGTTCCAGGAATAACTAGAAATTAGATCCCGGTGCCCAAGCTTGCCCTAGTGCGTCCTGGAGGCGTCCCCGGCACTTGTCCGGGTCCTGCGCCCGGCGCCCGGGGTGGACGACCTGGGCGGGTCCCAGGCACTGCGGTTCCCACCAGCGAGCGCAGCTGGGGCCCCTTCCTGGGGAATGGAGTGCTCACTTGCCGAGGCTAATGGGCCCCGGCTCCGGGAGTTCCTGGTTGGCCCCCGCGTCCTGGTGCTGTTGGCCGCCTCCgtgtttttccctcttctttgtgtttctctcccacaAAAGACCGGGTGCGTGTCGGGGCCGGCCTTTGTTGGACCGCCGGGCGGCCCGGGAGAAGCCCGTGCCAAACCGGCGGGCTCTCGCGGGGCTCCAGGGCGCAGACCTCCCACTGCTTCCCGGGTCCCTCCCGGGCCTTCTTTCtgattctctcccttcccttcttcgaGTTCCTGATCACATTCAGGCTGCGTCTCGGCCTGGCTGCCAAACAGAACGACGTTCTTGCGCAGAGCTGACCAGGGGTGGCGGCGGGAGGCAAGGCTCCCGGCACCGGAAAGCAAAGCAAAGGGCATTGCAGCCGTGCTCCTGGTCGTGAGTGACAGCTTTGGCTACCAAACGTGTGCTACATGACCCCTCAGAAGTCAGAACTCTGCAAACAAATGGCGTGTCTTTCTCACAAAACACCTCCAGGAGTCGTCCAGCGTCAGGACGGCTGGTGAGAACCGCGGCTCCCGGGACTGGTCCAGGACAGTTCACGCCGGGTGCGGAGGACGGGCCCTGGCACTTGGCAGGTGCTTGGTAAATACTTCCCAATGCACACACGTGCAGATGTGCATGCGGACTGATGTGAAACATGGTCCgtaaaaatacatgtaaatgtgGGCAAAGGTGTGTTATGTGTTTATTCTCTGTATATAATAAACTGTGAGGTCTGTAATCTAGATGTGTATATGGGCACCTTTACAATGATTGGGGTGTTGACTTCCATCTAATGACAACTGTGGCCACTTGAAGACAACCTAAATTGTGCCAGGAGTTTCAGGTGTCTTGACAGACATAATTTAATTTAGTCTCTCACTGGCCATAGGAGGAAGGTatgactcccattttacagacggggAAACTGACTCTCAGAGAGCTGTGAGCATTTGCCCAAGATCCTGCCAGCAGAGGGCCTGGAGGTGCGGGGAGGTAGGGAGTGTGGGCTCAGAGACTTAGAGATCTCCAGTTGTCCTTTCTCCACCTCAGgtacttttctgtaaaatgggtttcTAGAATCTACCTGCAGCTTCCAAGGTGTCTGCTGGATTTGGAGGGTGTGTAAGAATCAAATGACGCCCTCCTCTTGcaatttttgtcttctgctaacaATCTGAGTGACTGTGAGGCCGTGTGAATCCAGGATCCCCTTAGCTGGCCTGGCTTAAGCTCAGGCACCAGCAGAGGCTGGGCTCTAGGAGCATTCCAGAGGAAGGCCTGGAGCTTGCAGGAAGGGGTGCTGCCCCAGGGAAACAAAAGGACAACAGACAAAAATGCAACCTAACAAAGCCCAAACCAGCAACTGCCCCTCCCAGTCGACCCTTCTGTCAAGATCCTGCTCCCATCCTGGAAAGCTGGCCTGACAGCCACCTGGCTATCCTTGAAGTGCCCTTGAAGTTAAGCTGCCCCCCACCTTTGCAGTGGGACGATATTGGGATAGGACTGAGGGGGACACAATGAACTTTCATTGAGCTCAGCTTGCAAACAGCTATCTCAGCcaatcttcacagcagcccctttgGGGCTAGGACGAAGGCAcgttgttcccattttacagctgaagatACTGAAAATTGAGGTCAAGGCAGGGATGGGCTTCAGTATCCAGCCCACTGGATCACAATTGCCTGAGGCTTCTAGGGCTTCATCCTACACCTTCTTTCcccgcacccccaccccaggagaTGCTAGACACACAGTGGCATTGACAGAGCGGTCCACCCCACTGGAAGCCACCCCCTTCGACAAGTTGTGATTAATCCTGAGAGCGGAGGATCAGGGTAAACAGGTCAGGGGTGTCTCTGGCTGTCTGGCTGGCAAGACCGTTCGGTTATAATGTGAACTGGGAAACCCCGACTGGGCTGGGGGTTACCGTTTGGGGCCCGGTGTTTCCCTGGGCCTGGAGTAGTTGCACACGTGGAGGGCATGGAACCCCTCGCCGCAGGGTATGGAGTAGGATTTCCCATCACCTCCCAGGGAGCACTGGGCGGACCACCTGGTTTACTatatggggggtgggggtgggggtgggggaatggtGTTTTCTTTAGAGATTTGGCCACTGTGCACATAATAAGGAGCAATATGTCTCCCCGTCGCCTGTCAGGATCAAGTCCAACCCTCTAACCCGGCCTACGGGGTCCCAACCTGGCCCCCGCGGGCTTTTCCTCTACTCCTCCCACACTGGGTAGGACAGGGCTTTCCCCACCTTTCCccaccctcctccccccacccccagctcccccATCCCACACGCCCTTCCTCCCGTCCATCTGAGCATCTTGTCCAAGCCGTTCAAGAGTTGGCCTGGGAAggcccctccacccctccttgaGCCCCTGTAGCACCCAGAGCTCCCCCACGCAGGTCTGGTTCTCGTCATTGTAAGGGTCTGGCTTCCTCCACAGCCAGGGAGCCTCTTCCTCCACCGCCAGGGTCTTCACAGTGCCTGGACCTGCTTTGCATCCCTGGGGCCCAGAACAGGGACAGGACCAGAAGGGCTGCACACGTTGAAGAGCTGGTGGTAAGACTGTTGCCTAAAGAGTTTTACCGGAGTTTCCACACAGCGCAAAAGACAGTCACGGTGGCTTCAGTGCTACAATTTCCCCCCTAGTTAATCCAGTTTCAAAAATGCCTGAAGAGGCCCTGGGCTGCTCACTGCCTGCCTTATGAGGCCGAGGTGACAACCCGTTCCCTCCTCCCTGCTAGCCATCAGTAATGACGCCAGGTTCCCCCCTAGACGCCCCCTCTCCAATATCTACCGCACTTCAGGTTGCCCCGGGACTGACGGACGCCAGAGAGCGGCTCCCGGGCTCCTTGGGGGCCTGCAGGGACCCGCCTGCCCTCCCGCCTGAGCCGGGGGTCCGCGGAGCCGGAGATGGGCCGGCCACTGTACCCGGGCTTCGGGCCTCCCCAGGCCATCGCGGGACTGCGGGACGGGGCGCGGTGATCCACGGCGCGGCGGCGCGCCTGGATAGGGCCCTCGGCCGCCTGGCGTCCTAGCCCGGGGCTGCGGGAACGTGCAGCTGATAAGGATTCTGCAGCTGAGCGGAGGACTCCCGAGCGGTGTCTCCCCGGCCCCGTGGAGCTGCGCAGCGCGCGCCCGGGAAAGCTTCCGCCACGTGGGCCCCGGGCTGCAGGCCAGCGCCGCAAACTCCCAGGTGTCAGGGGCCAGTGGCCCGCAGTTTGTGCCGGATGGGTTCAGCCCGCAACGCCGCTGCAGAGCTCGGGTGCCCTGCAAGGCGCTCCCGTATTCGGTTTTGAGTTTGGACAAGGGGGCGGGAAAGACAGGAGAGAAGGCTGGGCGTGCTCCCCTGCTCCCCCTTCCTCCAATATTCCCCTCCAATACATACATCTAAATTCTATCTTTGATTTTCCTTCCTTACACCCGGCTCTCGAGAACCAGGAACCTCAGGAAGGCTCCCCGCACCCGCCCGCCTCTTTCCAGTGAGGTCCTGGGACGTGGGTGTTCGTTGGAAATAAAAGATCTCGATCCCACCCAGATCTACTGAAACAGAATCCACATAAGCAAAGGTCCCCAGGTGGTGCACCGGCACAGTGGCGTCTTCTGGGGCTCATGCTAGGCTTTGCTCCTCTCTCCAAGGTCCTGGGGTCTTCCAGTCCCAGACACAGACCCCAGTCTGAAGCTCACAAGGGTATCTCCTGGAGATTCAGCAACCTCACCCAAATCATATGAATAGTCGTGCCTTCAAACCCCTTGACCACCTGTTAAATAACATTCAATAAGCATGCTGTTAAAAAGATGCATGTGCattataaacaaagaaacaaaaacaaaccaaaactttGAAATGATACAGAAAGCAAACGTCACCATTACCATTTCAACACCTCTGCCCCTCCCAGCAAACCGCTGTCAAGATTTTGATGAATGCCCTTCCAGCCTGGTTGTATACAAACTTTGTAACctgctttatttcatttctcaGCACCTCTTAGATGTCTTCCCATATAAAAACAAGATCCTCCCAATCCCCTTTAACAGTGTAGGGCTGCACCATTCAATCCCTTTTGGACCTTCCTctcccttgccccttcctctcccttgccCAGAGCTTGTTCAGCCCTGAAAAACTGGCCAGAGCTGGAACCCCTGAAATCTGTTTCCACTGTGTGGATGGTTGTGCTGGGAAGACCCTGGGGTCAGGGTCCCCTCCTGACAAGACACAGAAGGCGTGCTCTCCT
This genomic window contains:
- the OLIG2 gene encoding oligodendrocyte transcription factor 2, translating into MDSDASLVSSRPSSPEPDDLFLPARSKGSSGSAFTGGTVSSSTPSDCPPELSAELRGAMGSAGAHPADKLGGSGFKSSSSSTSSSTSSAAASSTKKDKKQMTEPELQQLRLKINSRERKRMHDLNIAMDGLREVMPYAHGPSVRKLSKIATLLLARNYILMLTNSLEEMKRLVSEIYGGHHAGFHPSACGGLAHSAPLPAATAHPAAAAHAAHHPAVHHPILPPAAAAAAAAAAAAAVSSASLPGSGLPSVGSIRPPHGLLKSPSAAAAAPLGGGGGGSGASGGFQHWGGMPCPCSMCQVPPPHHHVSAMGAGSLPRLTSDAK